The genomic region TTCTATACCGTCTATACCAGGCATTTTCATATCAGTGATCACCACATCAAGATCGTGGCTGGCAACAATGTCCAGCCCCCCCTCGGCACTCTCTGCAGTATGTACTTCATAACCCTCATCCAATAGCAGGGCTTCCAGAACCTGCAGGTAGTTCTTTTCATCATCAACTATGAGAATTGTCTCCATACGATCCTCTTATTATCAGATTATCAAAGCTAGACTCCTGAGGCCCGGGCATCATCTGGATTTGGTTGTTGGCAGCGGCAAGGCAATGATCACAGCAGTGCCCCCCGGCCCGTTTCCTTCACTGTTGCCCTGTACGGGGCTCTCCAGGCGCACGCTGCCACCGTGCGTCTCCACGATATTACGAACAATACTCAGACCCAGCCCGGATCCTTTCACGCGTGTGGTAAAAAAGGGGTCAAACACTTTCCTCTGCAACTCTTCCGGGATCCCCGGTCCATTGTCGCTGATGACTACCTCCAGATTGTTTTCAGCCGAGCTCCCATAGTGGGTGACCACCCGTATCAGGCCTCCGTCGGGCACAGCCTCCATGGCATTGACGAATACGTTGAGAAAGGCGCGGTACAACAGATCCGCATCGGCCTGAACAACCGTACCGTTGGTTGCCAATTGTCTCTCCACTCGAATTCTCCGCCGGCTGAACTCTACTTCCAGAAAGGTAAGATTTTTTTCTATTATTTCATCAACTTGACAGTCAGACAGATTCGGCTTCATCGGACGTGCAAAGTCGAGAAAATCCGTAACAATGGTAGCAAGACGGGAGGTCTCCTCCATGATGATGCTCCCCAGACGCTTCTTGGGGTCCTGGTCATCCATCTTTTGCAAAAGAAGTTCAGAGGTGGAGTGAATAATGCCAAGGGGATTACGAATTTCATGACTGACAGCTGCCACCATCTCTCCCAGTGAGGCCATGCGCTCTGCCTGGTGCAGCTGTTCCTCCAGACGCCGACGTTCCTCTGTGCGCCTGACAATGATCCGTTCAGCCCTCTTGACGATGAGTCTGAGAATAACAAAAAGCAGACTCATGATGCCCACGGAACTGCCGATAATAATATACTGCAGTCGGGTAATAGCCTCATAGTCATCAGATATGTCCTGGGTGATCTCAAAAACCCCCAGAATAGGACCATATTCTGATGACAGAGGTTTTTCCAGGCGCAAAGGAATATAGGTTTTCAGCGTCCGCTGTTTGGCCAGACCGCTCAACTCGAATCCCAGAAAATTACCCCGAGAAAATAGAGCAGAAGACGATTTCCCTTGCAGAGCCAGCTGGAAATTTCTCCCAGCATGTCCTTTGAGACCCACAAGGGAGCGGTCTGTACTGTAGGCAATTATTCCTTTGTTGTCATAGACATCTACCTTGTCAATCTTGAAGCCATGAATGGTGTTGCGGATCACCTTGTCCATTCGTTCGAACTGCACTGGATTGCTGAGCTGGATTTTCTCGAATTGAATCAAAGTGGGCAGGACAAACTGGAGAAAAACCTGGTGGTTCAGGTTGTCGGCCACCAGCCTGGCATACTGTTCGCTCTTGCGCAATAGCTCTGTCTTGGCCCTGTTAGAAATGAAAACAATGAGAATCAGGGTCGAGACAAGAATCACCACGAGACTGGTCAGAGAGAAAAACTTGACCAGTCTGAAGGGAACAATGGGCTCTCCTTTCTGGAGTTTCATCCTGGAATTGTCCTATGTCATCTAACCTGAAGTGGCATCAATACAAGTCAATAAGCAGAATACTTGCCGATAATCTTGCCTCGAGAGCTCTCCCCCGGGAGGCTACTCGCAGCAGGCATATTAAAGATCAGTATAGCACGTCAGTGGTCCAGCTAGAAGGCAAGCTGCACGGCCAACAACGGCCCGGGCGCCAGGCCAAACGACACCTTGAAGTTTTCTTTCAAATGACGACGAAACTTCATCTGCTCTCTGGCATTCACTTTGCGGGCCGCAACCGAAGCGCTCCGAATCCCACCCTGGTACCAGCCCAACTCCAGAAAGACAAGGATGCTGCCGAGCACAGGACTGTCATTCTTGAACGCCAGCACAGCTGCCCCAATGAACAGACCATTGAGCAGAAAGGAGGTGACCCCCCGGCCTGGTTGGCCCACGTAGAAGTGACCAGCTCCAGGCAGAATAGCAGCTAATGTACCTGCCACTCGCGGCGATTTCACTGGCGGTGGTGCTCCTTCCTGCAAGGCCTCTATAAGAGCTCGAAGCTCAGCACCGTTGTCATAATCTCCGACAATTTCTTTCAAAGTTGCCGCCGCCTGGGGATAGTTGCCAACCTCTATGTATAACCAGCTGAGCTGACGCCTTATTTCCTCTTTTTCAGGAGATTCTGGATAAAGCTGCAAGTATCTCTGGGCCCAGTAGATAGCCTCCGCATAAAGCCCCTGGTCTAGTCGTACTGCAATCATTTCCTTCAGGGCTGACCTGCCAGCGGCTTCGGCAGCTTTCTGATTGAAAATTTTCAGAAAAAGGTCGAATGCCTTGTCAGCTTTGCCACCGTAGCGGTAACAGCGGGCCGCCTGCAACTCAGCCTCATTAACCCTGGGATTCTGGGGGAACATGAATATGAAGCGTTCATACTCTCCCAGGGCCCGATAGTATTCTTTGCTCTGAAAAAGATGCTCGGCAAATCGCCACATCTCATCGGCGCTCTCCTGAGAGAATGCCGACTGCGGCTGGAGCACTGTGAACAAAAGGAGTAGTGACATGCAGAAATCAACAGCTAAACCGTGATCACCCAACAGCAAGCGTACAGCCCTGAGCAAAGCTATCTGCTTCAATTTTCCGCCTGTCCTGTAGCTCTTGCGTTCACATTCAGCCGAATAGGCCCAGTTCGTTTGGCGGCTGCCGCCTGCAACGAGAGGAGTCCGGCTCGAAGGGAGTCTCACTCGAAGTCATCCCTTCGATCAGAGCTCGGGATCGAACACAGTCGAAGCGAGTGCCGCCCTGCGCCAGCGAGTTGTCAGACTCCTTTTTTGTGCAACAGCAATCCGAGCAGACCCCAGTTGTCAGCAGCATTTGCTGCCCGGCTATGGACCATTGCCGTCCTCCTGTTTCAACGTCTCTCTCTTGCCCGCAGCTGCTGCCGCCACTGCCTTAATCTCTCAGCAATTGTTGCTTCGTAGCCTCGCTCTGTGGGTCGATAAAATTGTATTTTCTCCAGTGCTTCGGGCAAATAATTGTCCTCTACAAATGCTCCCGGGAAATCGTGGGGATACTGGTAGTCCCTGCCATAGCCAAGTTTTTCCATGAGGGCGGTGGGGGCGTTTCGCAGCTTCAAAGGCACTGGCAAACTGCCCTTTTCTACTGCCGCCTTGTGGGCTTCTCCATAGGCCCGATACAGTGCATTGCTCTTGGGAGCAGTGGCGAGATAGACGGCAGCCTCGGCCAGCGCCAGTTCTCCTTCGGGATGACCTACCAGTTGGAAGGCCTGCTGGGCTGCAACAGCCACTATCAGTGCTCTGGGATCTGCCAGGCCAACATCTTCAGCAGCAAAGCGGACCATTCGGCGGGCCAGGAATAGAGGATCCTCACCTGCCGCCAGCATGCGGGCAAGCCAGTAAAGCGCTGCGTCAGGGTCACTCCCCCGCAGGCTCTTATGGAGAGCCGAGATGAGATTGTAGTGCTCCTCCCCATTCTTGTCGTACAGCAGGGGTTTGTTCTGAACCGTAGAGCTGACAATTTCCTTGGTGATATAACGTTTGCCGTCTGCACTGGGAGGCGTGGTCATTACTGCTGCCTCCAGACTGCTGAGCGCCAGCCTGGCATCCCCTTTTGCCGCTTCTACCAGATAGTGGAGGACATCCTCATCCATGTTGGTCGGTATGCTTCCCAACCCTCTCTCCTCATCCTGCAGAGCTCGTCTGACTATGTTTTTCAGCTCTTCCGTAGACAAGGGTTCGAGCACCACCACCGGCGCTCGCGACAACAGGGGAGCAATTACTTCGAATGAGGGATTTTCAGTAGTAGCACCGATAAACACAAGAGTACCTGCCTCCACATAGGGCAGCAACAGATCCTGCTGAGCTTTGTTGAAACGATGAATCTCGTCAATGAACAGGATGGTGCGCCTCTGGTGGGCGTTCCACTGCTGGGCAGCTTCGGCCACCGCGCTCCTGACTTCTTTGACTCCAGCACTCACTGCTGAAAGGGAGATGAAATGGGCGCCAGTTTCACTGGCCATAAGCCGCGCCAGAGTAGTCTTGCCGCATCCTGGCGGCCCCCACAATATCAGAGATTGGAGATGTCGGTGTCTGAGCAATCTGCCGATGAGCTTGTCTGGGGCTAGAATATGATTCTGGCCCATGAAGTCTGCCAGCCGCTGGGGCCGCAGCCGCTCAGCCAGAGGCGCTCTGATTTTTTCTGAACTGGGAGGAAAAAGATTTGTCTGCTTCAAGTGATCCATTCCAGGTACAACCGCTAATTTCGGGATTTTTCAGCAAAACTCTACCTGAAGGCCCGGAGTTTGTCAATTCGGCCTGAGTCAACATCTCTCCAGCAAGCAAGGTGTGAGGTGTAGCAGACAGACTCTTTCACAGGAGTGTCACAGATTGGCAACATGAAGATGACGTTGGTGGCAACTCTCATCACTTCAAGAGTTGCAAGTTCCAGGTGTTCGCTCGAAGTGCGCAGGGAGGGTTCGCTCTATTGCTTGCTTGTGGGGCCTGCACGGCTATTACAGGCAAAGAGTGTAAAATCCTGTGATTTCAGTGGTTCAGCCGACGGCCAACAGCCTGGCCGAGATAGGCATCTTTGATCTGTTCGTTTTCCAATAGTTCAGAGCCCTTGCCTTCAAGTGTTATCTTTCCTGTCTCCAAAACATAGCCATAATCGGCAATCTCCAGCGCTGCCATGGCGTTCTGTTCAACCAGAAGAATAGTAGTTCCCTGGCCATGAATTTCTGCTATGATGCGAAAAACCTCCTCGATAAGTATGGGAGCCAATCCTAGAGACGGTTCATCCATCATTATCAACTTGGGCCGCGACATGAGGGCCCGCCCAAGGGCCAGCATCTGTTGCTCCCCCCCAGAGAGAGTTCCTGCCAGCTGCTTGTGACGCTCTTCCAGGCGAGGAAAAATCGAATAGACCCATT from Deltaproteobacteria bacterium harbors:
- a CDS encoding two-component sensor histidine kinase; protein product: MKLQKGEPIVPFRLVKFFSLTSLVVILVSTLILIVFISNRAKTELLRKSEQYARLVADNLNHQVFLQFVLPTLIQFEKIQLSNPVQFERMDKVIRNTIHGFKIDKVDVYDNKGIIAYSTDRSLVGLKGHAGRNFQLALQGKSSSALFSRGNFLGFELSGLAKQRTLKTYIPLRLEKPLSSEYGPILGVFEITQDISDDYEAITRLQYIIIGSSVGIMSLLFVILRLIVKRAERIIVRRTEERRRLEEQLHQAERMASLGEMVAAVSHEIRNPLGIIHSTSELLLQKMDDQDPKKRLGSIIMEETSRLATIVTDFLDFARPMKPNLSDCQVDEIIEKNLTFLEVEFSRRRIRVERQLATNGTVVQADADLLYRAFLNVFVNAMEAVPDGGLIRVVTHYGSSAENNLEVVISDNGPGIPEELQRKVFDPFFTTRVKGSGLGLSIVRNIVETHGGSVRLESPVQGNSEGNGPGGTAVIIALPLPTTKSR
- a CDS encoding tetratricopeptide repeat protein yields the protein MWRFAEHLFQSKEYYRALGEYERFIFMFPQNPRVNEAELQAARCYRYGGKADKAFDLFLKIFNQKAAEAAGRSALKEMIAVRLDQGLYAEAIYWAQRYLQLYPESPEKEEIRRQLSWLYIEVGNYPQAAATLKEIVGDYDNGAELRALIEALQEGAPPPVKSPRVAGTLAAILPGAGHFYVGQPGRGVTSFLLNGLFIGAAVLAFKNDSPVLGSILVFLELGWYQGGIRSASVAARKVNAREQMKFRRHLKENFKVSFGLAPGPLLAVQLAF
- a CDS encoding replication-associated recombination protein A codes for the protein MDHLKQTNLFPPSSEKIRAPLAERLRPQRLADFMGQNHILAPDKLIGRLLRHRHLQSLILWGPPGCGKTTLARLMASETGAHFISLSAVSAGVKEVRSAVAEAAQQWNAHQRRTILFIDEIHRFNKAQQDLLLPYVEAGTLVFIGATTENPSFEVIAPLLSRAPVVVLEPLSTEELKNIVRRALQDEERGLGSIPTNMDEDVLHYLVEAAKGDARLALSSLEAAVMTTPPSADGKRYITKEIVSSTVQNKPLLYDKNGEEHYNLISALHKSLRGSDPDAALYWLARMLAAGEDPLFLARRMVRFAAEDVGLADPRALIVAVAAQQAFQLVGHPEGELALAEAAVYLATAPKSNALYRAYGEAHKAAVEKGSLPVPLKLRNAPTALMEKLGYGRDYQYPHDFPGAFVEDNYLPEALEKIQFYRPTERGYEATIAERLRQWRQQLRARERR
- a CDS encoding ABC transporter ATP-binding protein, translating into MLEIENLHIYYGGIHALKGISLTVPEKSIVTLVGSNGAGKSTTLRTVCGLVRAKTGKITFLGQDITRAAVNDVVRSGVVMVPEGRRVFVNLTVWENLRIGAYNRKNMREIKKDIEWVYSIFPRLEERHKQLAGTLSGGEQQMLALGRALMSRPKLIMMDEPSLGLAPILIEEVFRIIAEIHGQGTTILLVEQNAMAALEIADYGYVLETGKITLEGKGSELLENEQIKDAYLGQAVGRRLNH